The sequence below is a genomic window from Gemmatimonadota bacterium.
CGAGAGCTGAGCGCAATGCACGACCTGAACTGGAGGAACACGTGAAGCGAGTAGGCAGCTTCTGGGCGCTATTGCTGGCCGCGACCGCGGCTCCGGGACCTCTGGCCGCACAGATGTTCGCGGGCGCCGGCGGCGTCGAGATTCGGGTCGGCTTCGCCGCTCCGGAGGACCAGGGAAGCGGGTTCTCCATCTCGGGCGACCTCGACCTGGGCTACGTCGGGCGGCCGTGGTTGAGAGCGATCGGTGGCGTCGGCCACTTCGGCTTCGACGTGGAATCCGACGGCGCCACCGTGGGCGACGCCAGCAGCTTCGCCGTTCGCGGCGGGTTGCGCGCCGACGCGTTCCCCGAGGAGCGGGTGTCAGGGTCGGTGCTCGCGGCTCTCAGCTTTCACAACGTCAGCGCGACCGTGCCGGCAAACCGTGTCGTGCAGGACCTGCTCGACGGAGTCTACGTCGGCTTCAGCCTGGGAGTGGGAGGACGGTACTCTCTTGACGCCGCGGGGCGGGCTTCGGTGGTCGCCGAGGCCAGACGGACCTTCGTGACGAACATCAACCACTGGGCGTTCGAGGGCGGGATCCGGTATCAGGTCCGGGGCGCGCGCGCCTACGTGCCGGAGCCAGCCCCGGCTCCCCCCGCACCCGGGGCGGCGGACGCGCGTGGCGCCGTGGACGGAGCCAGCGATGACGAACGCGCCCAGGAGCGGCAAGAGCGGGAAAGGCTTCCCGAGCGCGTGCGCCCGCGCGGCGGGGCGCAGGCCGGGGGGAGGATGTCGGACGCGTTTGCGGAGCTAGCTCGCGAGCTGATCAGCATCGCCGGCGTGACGGAAACCGAACGCGGCCTGGTGGTGACGCTCGGCGGCGGATCGTTCGCCAGCGGCCAGGCGACCTTGACGCCCGAGGCGCGCGATGACGTCGCGCGCATCGCGAGGGTACTCCTGGAATTCCCGGACCGCGACGTCGTGATCGAGGGACACACGGACGCCGTTGGTGGAGAGCTGGACAACCGGGCGACGAGCGAGAACAGGGCGGCCGCCGTGCGCGCCGCGCTGATCGCCGAGGCCATCGCGCCGGACCGCCTCAGCTCGATCGGCTACGGTGAATCGCGACCCGTTTCGGACAACGAGACGCCCGCCGGACGAGCCAGCAACCGGCGCGTCGAAATCGTCGTCCTGAACCGTTAGCAGAGTATCCCCGTAGGGCATGTCCGGATAAGCCTCGACGTCGCCATTGACGCCGCGCGGATGGTGATGCTACAATCGTAGCAGGTAGTGCTACGAACGTAGCATAGGGGCAGAGCCCCGACGACGCTCCCTGAATCGAATCCCCGACATGGCCAACCAGTCCTCGCTCTCTCGCCGCGAGCGCCAGATCATTGACGTCCTGTATCGGCACGGCACGGCATCGGCCGCGGACGTGCAGGACGGAATCCCGGATGCGCCCAGCTACTCGGCGGTGCGCGCCATGCTCGCCAAGCTCGAGCGCAAGGGGCACGTTACGCACGCCGATGAAGGAGGGCGCTACATATACCGGCCGACCCTGCCGCGCGAGGAGGCCAGCAGATCCGCGTTGCGGCGCATGGTGCGTACCTTCTTCGATGACTCCCCGGCTCGCACGGTCGCGGCTATCCTGGACATGGAGTCGCTGGACATGAAGGAGGAAGAATTGGACCGGCTGGCGGACCTCATCAACGAAGCGCGCGGGAGGGGACGATGAACGCCACCGCTTTCCTCGTCGACATCGCCGTGAAGGCGATGCTGATCCTGGGCGGGGCGGCGCTCGTGACGGCCGCGCTGCGCGGGGCCTCCGCCGCGACCCGGCACCTGGCGTGGACGCTCGCGCTGGTCGCCGTGGCGGCGCTCCCGCTCATGAAGCTGGGGCTACCCACCTGGTCTCCGCCGGGCTCGGGTCTGCTCCCCGTCGCCGGCGCCGCGGCGGCGGGCGAGATCGCCGCGGATGGCGCGTTCGCTGGAGACCTCGCGGGGGAGCGGGCCGCTCCTTCGACGACGATCGCAGTCGTGGACGAGGCCTCTCCGGTGGCGCTCGATGGATCGGCGGAGGGAGCGATGACGGCGCTTCACGGCCCGGCGGCCGGTAGCCGTCCGGCCCGGGAGTCGAGCGCTCGGCCCGACCCGGCGGCGGCGGCTGCGGCCGCGGGCCTGCCCTGGTCGAGTCTGCTGCTGGCGCTCGGGGTGAGCGGTGTGCTGCTGGCGGTCGGCCGCGCCGTCGCCGGAGTCAGGTCCGTCCGCCTCGCCGAGGCGCGGTGCCGGCGCCTGCCGAGCGGCCCGGTCCGCGCCGAGGCCACGCGCCTGACGCGCGAGGCTGGGATCCCCGCTCCTCGTCTGCTGCAGTCGCCCGACGACCTGATGCCCATGGCGTGGGGCGTGCTGCGCCCCACGATCGCTCTACCCGCGGCCGCGGCGGAGTGGCACCCGCGCCGGCTGCGCGCGGTCGTGCGGCACGAGATAGCACACTTGAGGCGCAGAGATCCGCTCTCGCAGTGGGTCGCCGACGCGGTTCGGGCGTTGCACTGGTTCAACCCGCTCGCGTGGCTAGCGGTGAATCGGTTGCGCGCCGAGCGCGAGTTGGCGTGCGACGACGAGGTTCTGGCCAGAACCGCCCGGCCCAGCGAGTACGCCGCGGAGCTGGTGGGGGTCGCGCGCACGATGAAATCGGCGCGACTGAGCGCCGCGCTGCCCATGGCCCGGTCGTCGCAACTCGCCGAGCGGGTCCGGGCGGCGCTCGACGGGGAGCGCAGCCGCAGCCGCCTGCAGCGCGGCTGGGTGGCGGGCGCCGCGATCGTGAGCGCGCTGCTGGTCGGACCGGTCGCGGCGGCGGCTCCCGAAGGAGCCATCGACCAGGTGGTGCCCGAATCCACGATCGTACCCGCCG
It includes:
- a CDS encoding OmpA family protein, which produces MKRVGSFWALLLAATAAPGPLAAQMFAGAGGVEIRVGFAAPEDQGSGFSISGDLDLGYVGRPWLRAIGGVGHFGFDVESDGATVGDASSFAVRGGLRADAFPEERVSGSVLAALSFHNVSATVPANRVVQDLLDGVYVGFSLGVGGRYSLDAAGRASVVAEARRTFVTNINHWAFEGGIRYQVRGARAYVPEPAPAPPAPGAADARGAVDGASDDERAQERQERERLPERVRPRGGAQAGGRMSDAFAELARELISIAGVTETERGLVVTLGGGSFASGQATLTPEARDDVARIARVLLEFPDRDVVIEGHTDAVGGELDNRATSENRAAAVRAALIAEAIAPDRLSSIGYGESRPVSDNETPAGRASNRRVEIVVLNR
- a CDS encoding BlaI/MecI/CopY family transcriptional regulator encodes the protein MANQSSLSRRERQIIDVLYRHGTASAADVQDGIPDAPSYSAVRAMLAKLERKGHVTHADEGGRYIYRPTLPREEASRSALRRMVRTFFDDSPARTVAAILDMESLDMKEEELDRLADLINEARGRGR